DNA from Drosophila suzukii chromosome 2R, CBGP_Dsuzu_IsoJpt1.0, whole genome shotgun sequence:
TTACTTTACAAGGCTTCCCTCCCTCCAGTTTTTCAGTTTCTGTTCCCGGATTGCGGGTGTTGTGTTCGCTTTGTTGCTCCCAGCACGTTCATAACTCAACTCCTGCTCCAAGGATGCGATTGCGGAGGAGGATGTACCTATAGATGTGGCTAGGATGTGCCGGAGGTGTTGCTTCCCAGACGCTTTATTTACTCGCCATTCGAAGCCGCCTCCAAGTTGCAGTCCCGATACTTTCGAACTGGGTAGCGTATATTGTATTGTTTCTTCCCGTTCCGCTGGCTGTATGCGATTCTCCGGAGAGAGATTGCCATAACTTTGTATAGTGTAATGGCAATGCAATTGGATAAATTTGGCAGCACGATGAACTGCACCCATCGCCGGGGATCGAGGGCAGTTAGTGGGAGCTCAAATTGCAAGACAAAAAGCTCCGGAGCCCAAGTCAATTTGGCCAAGTCTCACTGGCGGTCAAAATACGGAATGATGCAGTGAACCCTGGACTAACTGAATGGAATCGCTGCAATCACGTCCCCAATGGGCATATTAGTATTAGTAGCTGACGAGGATGGATTAGGATGAGCTGCAGGGGTGGTAACTAACTGCAATCTAATTCTGTGTCGGTGGGAGGACATTTATCGGTATGGTTTTTACAGGGTATCGGTCAATTGGGGGTAGTTACCTTAGGTAGATGTTATATAGAAGGGGGTTTTTATGATAAAAAGTCTTTTACAGAAAGGAGATTGatacataaaatattaaaaaagataTGTACATATAATAAGATAGGGGAATAAATAGGAATTTAATAGAAAGAAGATAagtaaattaattataaagtAAGGTAAGTTAAGTAAAGTACTCCAAAATGTTTTGACTGTAGTCTGTAAAGCTGTTTTAACTTAAGACTCAACTCTTAAAAACTTTATAATAAACAATTCAGGGAGTTGGTAATAGTGATCCAAAACAAGAAAATCAAAGTCAGGGTATTGCAAGTGTTGATCAATACCTCATCTTCTGGCTTATGCCGGCTATAGGGTTATAAGCTGAGCCGACAATGGCCCAAGTGCGACGAGGCACTGGCTCCATTTTCAGGGCAGTTAGCAGAATGTCACGTAGCAAATGCGACAGCGTGGTCAACATAATGAATGGGGCGGCCACCCGCTCCGCCCCTCGAACCACGCCCCCTCCCCGCCCTTATCCGCCTTTGGGACAAAGAGTGCAGTATCCTGCAGGTGCAGACTGCGAGTCCTTAGCCCCGAAAAGGTGCTGCCATCGTGACTATTTTTCAGATACATCTGGATATTTTCCAAGTCTACTTTCTGgtgattttttaaatatgttaagcTGTTGGTAAAAGATGCCTTATGACACTGACTGGACTAATTTTAAAAGAGAGAATAAGATGGATCCCCTAACAACATTTTATAAACTTATcattaaatcaataaataaataatgctTAGGTTGTCATGAGTCAGTTAGTGAAAAAAACATGTCAGCTTCATAAGATCttaaattttcaataaatagtTTACCTCTCTTTAATAAAAACCATTGCATACCCTAgccattttaaaattattatttactcTATTAGTTAATAAGTTAACTAACATCGAGTGTATTTATCATAATTTATCTGTTTATcaaattcaaaaataatattttatctttCGAGCTTATCAAGACTTAAAGATGTAAGAACATCATCTCTTCTTAGTACTTTGAAATAAAGATAAACAtgtttaaatatgttttaatCTAAAATTCTTAAATCTAAATAACAATCCAACAATTATTCAAAACTTTAGAATAGCTATAAGCAGATTCTCAAGTTATACCAGTTCTTAGACCTTCTTGAGGACATAATGGCCCACAATTAATGCCAAGAACCAAAATAGCTATAAGCTAGTTCTTAAGCTCCACCCACTCCTGAAACATCTTGTGGGCACCTCCGCCCGGATCTGCCCTTCGCATCGGCGGTATCCATTCGTGTCTGGTGTCCACTGATTGCTCTGGCGGGCGATTGCAATAACCTTTGCCCATGTCGACCATGTCACGACATCTCCGCTCGGCATGGTATGGTTTTCGGGGCCGGGCCAAAAAGGAGCCCTCAGACAGTTGGCTCCGAAAAATGTGTCGATGCACGTGACATTTTCGGATGCAATTTGCAATTTGATTTCGCTCCCCGGGGTTTTCGGGGGCTGGGGAGCCCCGATCCAGGCTGCAGGTTGCAGGTTGCAAGTTGCAGATTCAGTTTGTTGCCTAAGTTCAAGGATCAAATTGATTCCCCCGTTTGGCAGCAGCAGGTGTGAGATGTGAGCTGCGTCTTTGCATTGTTACACTTGACCAATTCGGATTGCAATTACACACCTGACTGTTTTCCCGCCCCCTTTTTCGGAGCTGACTTTGGGTCTGCAAAGGTGAAAACGCCATAGTTTCTGGGGGTCAGGTGTGTGTGAGGGTGGATGGGCTGGCTGAAAATTGCCGAACAACGATTTGTGTTGGTTTTGGCTTGTTTTTCAATCTACTTTCTTTGTTTGCCGCCGCCTTCATGCCACACCACTACTTAGTCTGTTTATTGTTTCTGCTGCGCGCTGTGCAATTTGTGGGGATTATTTGTGTGGGGCAAATCGGAGGAGTGCCATCGAGAAAGTGGAAGACGGACAATTAGGAGACAAGTGGACGGGACACTGGGTTAATTGAAATCTTCTTTGGGGGTATGGCTTAATCACGAAATTATGCTGGGCACCCCAGTTCTTTCGTTTCTCTTTTACCTCGTTTAATAAAAACATGGAAAAATAACAACCGGAATTAAATAAGGGTAGTATTTTAGGTACTGATTCCAATGCTTCCTAAAAAATGCTAGAACTAGTAATGCCTTTCATTGCAATAGCTCTTAGATCGTGGAATTATTTATAGTACCCAATTAAACTTAAATACAATAATATTCTTTTCATAAATATGCacaattttctaaaatttagTTACTCATTAGTTAGTTTCGAGTAGGTAGCATTATATATAAAGGATAAAGTATCAAAGAGTGATTAGTTTCTATTATTTCTTTGCTtaataacaaataatttaaacttgttattcatttatttactAATGAAAGCTCCTAGGAAATAGCAAAGTGTACTTATACTTGCACTCAGCCTCTGAAGTTAATAGCACCCTTGTTAACGGACGTGTATAGTGCCTTAACCCCCGAGCCCCAACTTCCCATCCCTGGTTCGACTTCTCAGGTCACTTGATTGACCTTCTGTGAGTGGCAAACGGTGTTGAGTGTCAGTCAGCTGCAACACTCCGCCCAATTTCCATCTCCATCCGGCCAATCCTTGGGCCTTCGATTAGTGGGGAACCTAATTGGGGCATCGAACCAGGCCCGGAGAAATCTGTCGGCTGGGTTACATTTGTGTTTCAATCACCGTACATTAGGCACACTGCTCTGACCTGCTTGGGAAAACTCAAGATGAAGAAAGCCGGGGATTTGTAAGAGTGTTGGAAAGGGTTTCCTAATTCCATCGATTCATATCCCTTCTTTAAATAGCCTTTCCCTGCTCAACAATCGGGATCTTCTGAAGACCCCCTCCGGAAATTCTATAGTGAACTTCCTAGTGAAACCAATGAGTGTTGAGATGAATACGGCAGATAAGTTAATCACGGGGGCCAGGCGCCAGCGGATGATGGAGCTTTTCGAGCAGGATCGAGCCTGGGAGGCTGCCGAGTTGTCCCGATTCGGACTGAGCTGCATCAAGGCCCCGGATTGCTATCCCTGCTGCACTCCCTTCGAGTGCTCGAAAGCCAAGTTCTAGGAACCGCTTATTTCCTAATGTGTTTGGGAGATACGAATTGTATTTCTCTGTTAGGTATTTTGGTCTTCTGTCAGAGAGTTAAATCTGTAAATAGATCAGAATAAATCAAATGAGAATAATATCTTAATGTTTTGGAAATGATAGGCCCCATTCAATTTGATCCCAATTATGATTAGGTTACTACTACTTTTTTGAGAAATACATATTTGGTTAGCCTGGTTTATTATAACAAGGGTTCTTCTTTAACAGCGTTCACAAAAAAGCAACGTTATAATTTTGTGATCTTAagtaaatgtttaaaaatggTATACCATAGTCATATTAAAGTCTACCAAACCAAATCATTACTACCaacatattaaataatatttttttttaaatgaaaattaaaactATCCCCCAAGAACGAATTAAATGTAATCTTCAGTTATTCGTTACTTATTTGCATTGTTCATGCTTTGAAAGATCTGAAAAACACCTATTTTCCCGGTTCCTGCGGTCAACTGTCGGCTGTGTAATAAATTGATTCGCTGGGCCTTGTCTGGGGCCATTAATCTATTTCCCGGGCAGCGCGCCACGCCCCCAGCTGGATTTGTTGTTCATTGTTTAATGAATGGCAGGCAAATTTCGGCGCCTTTGTTTCGAGATAAAACCCTTTTGGGCGGATCGTGTTTTTCTGTAGGACTTCCCTCcatttttttgcctttttggGGAACAAAACACAACTGATTATGGCGGCAGGCCTAGCTCAATAAAAGCGCCACTTGCCGGGATTAATTGAAAGCCAAGGGAGAAAGCATGCTTTTTGCTCACTTTAGTTCGGTTTTGGTTTCGGTTTGGTTTCGGATTCCTTTTTTTCCTGGAGGATAATCCTGCGACCGCCCTCCATCATCATTTGTCATTGTCATCTAACGGAGTGTGATGGCCCGCTCCATTTTGCAATAGATGAGATAAGAGGTGGCCATGCTCTCCTCTTCCCCATCCCGATTTCGCTCAGTGCACTCGGCTGCACTTCCCGCCTGACTTTTGAGCGTGATTTTCTTTTCCGTGTGCATTCAGCGATGCGCTAATCAAATTATAAATCGTGCCCATTGGAAAGTCGTTCGATGCAGGGACCCCGGTCCCCGAGAGTCGACATTGTCATCATCAGCACGGGCAATCATAACTCGCACAAAGGGAAAGACTGCATTTTCCCCACTTTTCTCGCCACTTTTCCGCCATTTTTTTCAGGTCCCATTTGAGGTGCTGGTGAGGCCATAATGGATGTCGGGGCAGCTGCAACTGGGTCGTAGGTCCATTTGCACTCTTGCCCTTAGCTCGTtgttttttcaaatatttatacccTCTCTAGGCACTGGGAATATATATTACATCCTTAAAATCATTTATACCGAGATGGATAAGTCAGAAATGATTTTAGAATATAATTAAAGTTAATGAATGGTTTTACGTGTTTCATCTCTTAACATTATAAACGTATTTTACCTTTTTATATGATTAAAACTTTTAATCTAAATTAGTTAAATCTACTGTATCAATGAACCGGAACTTCGATTTATTACTAAATATCAGATGGAAAGTTGGTAAATGTTTTCTTTATATCATAGATTAATACGGCTACTATAACTCGTAAATTAAGTTGAGGACTAGATTTTAACTAGGTGCCAAAAGAAGGTGTATCCTAACAGGGTATCCATACATCCTGAACCCAACAAATGCAGTTCttgcttgtttttttttcttatgtAATGTTTTTCCACGAGTAATGGAGAAGGGCACCGGGAGGAGGGTGATGAAATGGGAGGTTCTGGGCTCAGGTGTTGGCCTGGAACATTTCACATGGGTCGCATTAAACAATGCCCATTTCTTTAATTAACAATTTGCATTTGCTGTGTTTCCCCGATTTTTTTCTGAACCCTCTTTGTTGCTCTTAATTGGTGTTTACTTTGGTCGGCTGTTGTTTTATGTTCACTTGCAATAATAGAGCTCCGCTTTCAGTAATTCCACCAGGGACTGGCTGGTATGTAGGTATACGTATCGATGCAGGACTTGCCCCCTTATGATCCCCCTTATAATCCCTAGCTGATGGAACTCTCCTGCATTCCCCTGGCCTTTGTTTGCCGTCTTTTTTGCTAATGACTGGAAATCCCATCCAATCATCCAAACTGCTTGGAACTTTGTTTGCGGCTCGACCTCCGGATTCTCCCCTTGGGACGGAGATAgtaatttatttcttaaaaagtGAAATCCATTAACACAAATTCTTTGGCCCACTATCTTTTCACATCTCGGTTCGCTCCCCCAAACGGGCTCCCCTTTTTTTCTATATCTTTATGTCTTGCCCTGACCATTCACGTGGCTCCTATGTTCCGGTTTTCCAGATTTTTCCAGCTTTTCCGCCTGCTGCTCGGCTACAGAAAAATTGCAATCACCTTTGTGATTGTGTTCTGCCTTTCAGCTTTATCGCTCGGCATTCAACAGTTCTCGCTTTGTGCACTAAAAGTATTAAATTTCTTCAAATATTCTCGGTAAAcatgtatgtgtgtatgtttgtatgtctggTTCATGCAACTCCTGTCCATTCCATTTGCGGGGATTCCCCTTTTCGACTTTACTCATCGACCGGCAGTAAGTCACTTTTAAATGCTTCTCTGTGCGTTTTCGGTATTATCGTGGTCAACGATTTATTTCTAGAGTGCACCAATGAGTTATACTAATATTTTAtggaattatttaaaaaaatatatttatttatatatttatatacacaAAATGTTCAAATTTTTGATATTTCAAGTACAATTTATTTGTTGAATTAATCtgtaactttttttttaaatattagtcgaaatataacaaaaacatttttataagtATTGAAGTTGTATGTATAACTTAAGagttttaaaaacattatgaTTTTATATATGATTTATATACCTTAAAAAATGGAGTTTTAGTATAATtgtataaaatgtatatattaattttgaaTACCCTTAAATCTTTCTCAAATATATCATTTAcaagttattttttattaaactaAATTTGAATAGTAAAAGGTAATACTGAATTTAGTATTTATAGTGCATTATCATTGAAAATACCACACAAAGCTAAAGAGGCGTTAAGATCTCATATTTTTGAAGATGGCGGAAATATAACTTAATGTGCAGGCGTTCGTACTCAGAACTCAGTTCAAAAGAATCTTTAAAAGTGATCGGTCGTAAAAGTAGCTGCCCACTCGCAGAGGCGACGCAACCGAGGTTTATTTTATAgagcatacataaataaacataCACCCTCCAGCTGGCGAGGAATTCAAGAGGGTAAGCCGATACTGTATGAAATATGCTGAGCTTGCTTTTAAGTGCCTTTTCCTAGGAAGCCATGAAATTTTTGCTCTTTTGCTGCGCAATTTGCGTGCTCACCGCCCCCGGAAGTGGAGGAAGGGTCAAGGAAACAGTGGACATAATACGATTGATCCAGGACGTGACGCACTCCATCCTTAAGTCATGGGATCTGATCAACAAGATGCCCGTGGCTGAGATCACCGCGGGGGCCCTGATCTACGAGAACCAGCGTCAGATGATGAGCAAGATCGAGGAGGTCAGCGGAAACATCAGGAGTCTGGAGGAGCAGCAGGCCAGGAGCACTGCCCTGACCATTGAGACGCTGCTGAGGGAGATGCAGGATAAATCCAACCTGCTGCACCGCCTCAACCAGCTGAGGGACTTCACCAAGTTCATAGATCTCCGCCACGAACAGCTGCAGGCATACGAGCAGCACCAGGAATCCCTGGAGCCCATCACCCTCATCAACTTTGCCAAGTGGAACGTGAATCCCGGCTCCAATTCGCTTTCCTTGTTGCTGCAGCTGCACCACGACTGTCTCTACCTAGGTGACGCCATTGCCCCTGAACAGGACTACACGCACTCCCTGCTCTGGGAGCTGACAGCCAGTTTTGAGGTGTCCCCAGAACAAATGTGCCGGGCCAGGCAGTCGGCCCAACAGTTTGCCTACCAACTCTTCACCAAGTGGGTTTTCACGGAGCTGAAGGGCTACACCATGATAGAGTTCTCCTGGATGATGCTCCGGCAATTCGGGCGAGGAAACTTCACCCAGGAGCTGCTGTTGATGCGCGAGAACCACCAGAAGCGTTTGGAGCACGCCCAGCAGGTGCTCCAGCAGGTCATGTCCCACAGCAACCGGCTGTACTGGCGCTGCGATCCTGGAAAAGATAAACACGTGGAGGGCAAAACCTTTGACCGCGTCACACGCCTGCTGCAGGGCTTCGTGGAGAACGAGGTCAACCTGAATCCGGATCAGAGCTGCCGCAGCGAATGCCCCGATTACCATGATACCCGCTCGAGTGGCTGCTATCAGCCGGAGGAGGAGTTCTGTGGCCAGCAGCCCACCTGCAAGGGAAGACTCTACAACTGCAACTACATCGACTCGGACATGTCGATCTGTCTGGCCTCCAACAGTTCCGCAAGGCGCTATGAGTACATCAACTTCGGTGCCGATAAGCAGGGCCAGGGATGCAAGTCCGAGGTGAGGGAACCCTCCTCCTGGTCCAGCTGGATCTTCTGGCGCTGCCACTACTGCTTTTGCCTGTGCGACGAACCGGGACCCAAGTCAGATCGCTACTTCAACCTCCGTGACTCCATGTCGGACTTCAAACAGAACAAGATCGTGACTGGAGTCCGGTTCATGAAGAGCCAGCGCGTCTTCCACCTGCAGCTTCAGCAAGGCGAGCTCCTGCCGCGAGGAGCTATCAACAACAGCTCGCTGGAATGGCTGCCTGTGGAGGATTACAACGTGAGTGATGTGGACATTCGCGATGGCTACGACTACCACACCCTGAGCATGGATAGCAGAGCCCTCGACCTGGATGAGATTTCAGTTAATTCAAGCGACCAAGTGGTCACCGGAGTTCGTTTCCGGATCTTCAAGAAACACCTCAACTTGGAGGTGCGTTTCAGCTACTTTAACTTCTCCACTGGTCTGCTGATCGAACCGCTGACAAAGAGCTACTGGCTGGGCAATGAAAACTCCCATCTTGAGGGTCAGCGAAAGAAGTTAATCCTAAAGGAGAGTGATTTATCCACCGCCTCGGAGCTGCCATCGCTACCGCTTTCTAAAGACAACCAGTACATGGAGTTCGTTAGCTCCAGCCAGTTGAAGGATGCGGCCCAGAACACTTTGCCTTTCATAGATGTCCAGGAGGTGGTTCCGCATCCCGCGGTTCCTCTTGCCGGCTTGGGAATCTACTACAAGGGACGACCTGGTTACGGCGGCTTCTTCGCCCCCAAGGTGGTAACCTTAGACTTAACAAAAAGGTTGTCGGAACCACGTATTTAAAGGTCGTGAAACATTTGAATTTGACGAATTTCTTTTATATGCCAGCATGTGCCAAAAACCAAAAGCTTCAATCAAATATTTAACTAAAAGGAAAGATTCCCAGAAAccagaataaaaattttattatttaaaaccTGTGCcagaataataaaataataaatgtttctaaataaaaactcaataaaatatttggaTTAGAATTTACGATTTAGTTGTGATTTGTATAACGTTATTGAATTGGgaagttttaaaataaaccaCGAATTTTTTTcacttaaacaaaaaataatatttaatgcAGAAGTTGCCGTTACCTCAATAAAACAATTTCATGTTTTTCTTCATTCTATAAATTGATATCCGTCTATTGCATTTgatattcatatttatttaaaaatcgttttggaagcaagaaaattaaatttaatgttaTTTACATTGCAATACTCTATTATTGAGGAAGCCATGAAAAGGTGCCGAGATTGTATTCATATTGTTATTGTCAAATTTAGATTTATATAGCTATACTACACTTTTTTAAGCACTCAAACTATCCTAGCCATATGCAACAGAGAATTCAAATAACCGACTTTAGCGGGCGCCACTTAACAGTGCTGTTAACTTGGCCGGCGCAGTGGTGAGAATCCCTAGCGCGTCCCAAGAACCGCAGGCGGCTTGATCTCTGTGACATTGAAGTTGCGATTGAAACCGAAAGCTGTTAACCACATGTTATCTGGGTTATTGCGACCGCGGTTCATCCAAAATCTCAGCGAAGCACTATCTCTAGGGGCACCCCTACTCTACTCCCAGATCCGCAACATGGACGACATTGCTCTGGATGCGGCCAAGAAGACGGCGGCCCGCACGGCCGTGGATCAGTGGGTCACGGAGGATACGAAGATTTTGGGCATCGGGAGCGGCTCCACCGTCGTCTATGCCGTCCAGCGGATCGCGGAGCGTGTGTGGAAGGAGGGAGAGCTCACGGATCTCATCTGCGTGCCCTCATCCTACCAGGCGCGCCACCTGGTCCTCGACTACAACCTCAATCTGGGCGATCTGGACAGGAATCCCAACATAGACGTGGCCATCGACGGGGCCGACGAGGTGGACCGGCACATGGTGCTCATCAAAGGCGGCGGCGGCTGCCTGCTCCAGGAGAAGGTGGTGGCCTCCTGCGCCAAGCACTTCATCGTGGTGGCCGATTACACGAAGAACTCCATCCGTTTGGGTGAGCAGTGGTGCCGCGGCGTACCCATCGAGGTGGCTCCCATGGCCTATGTGCCCATCAAGCTGCACATTGAGGCGCTCTTTGGCGGAGAAGCCTCTCTGCGAATGGCCAAGGTCAAGGCTGGACCCATTGTCACGGACAATGGCAACTTCCTGCTGGACTGGAAGTTTATCGCCAACCGGGAGTACGACTGGGACGAGGTCAACCGAGCCATCACCATGATTCCGGGCGTCCTGGAGACTGGTCTGTTCGTCAACATGGCCCACAAGTGCTACTACGGGATGGCCGATGGCACGGTCAAAGTTCAAAACAAGTAGTTGTAAGGGAATAATGAATAAAGTTCAACTATCTAACATGTTTTCTTGAGAAGAGTTTGGGGGAGCCATTGTGGCGCTCCTTGCAATTTTCTATTACTGCAAAGTTCCTTAAATGTAAAGATTttctataaatataaataaagattGAGTTACTAAACCTATACAAAACGTATTTCTTAATTGTCTTTATAATCGAATTTATTCTTTGAAATGATAACAAAATATGGTTATCCGAAAGTCGCTACAAGGGATTCCTATTAAACTTAAATCACTGTCGTATTGATAACGACATATCAAGATAATTATCAGTTATTCTTAAGAACTAACAAGTCGTTATTCATACCATATCCAATGAGTCAATAGCGAATGTCATTCCATAAACGTAGTTTACCTACGCTTTTGTATACTTTTGTCTTGATTTCAgctacaaaaataaataaacattaaaTAAACTACGTCTAGAAGGCCTTCTTGGTCCGCCCAGGGAGCAGGGTGTCTTTCAGATACTGGAACAGTGATAGCAGGCCCTGCTTCTTGTTCCGCGAGAAGTAGTTGCTGACCACGTCCGGACTGCGCCGGCTCTGGTCGCTGACGGTGGTGGGCAGGACGCTATCATTCGTGCTGAGTGAGAC
Protein-coding regions in this window:
- the LOC108008900 gene encoding uncharacterized protein; its protein translation is MKKAGDFLSLLNNRDLLKTPSGNSIVNFLVKPMSVEMNTADKLITGARRQRMMELFEQDRAWEAAELSRFGLSCIKAPDCYPCCTPFECSKAKF
- the LOC108008369 gene encoding uncharacterized protein gives rise to the protein MKFLLFCCAICVLTAPGSGGRVKETVDIIRLIQDVTHSILKSWDLINKMPVAEITAGALIYENQRQMMSKIEEVSGNIRSLEEQQARSTALTIETLLREMQDKSNLLHRLNQLRDFTKFIDLRHEQLQAYEQHQESLEPITLINFAKWNVNPGSNSLSLLLQLHHDCLYLGDAIAPEQDYTHSLLWELTASFEVSPEQMCRARQSAQQFAYQLFTKWVFTELKGYTMIEFSWMMLRQFGRGNFTQELLLMRENHQKRLEHAQQVLQQVMSHSNRLYWRCDPGKDKHVEGKTFDRVTRLLQGFVENEVNLNPDQSCRSECPDYHDTRSSGCYQPEEEFCGQQPTCKGRLYNCNYIDSDMSICLASNSSARRYEYINFGADKQGQGCKSEVREPSSWSSWIFWRCHYCFCLCDEPGPKSDRYFNLRDSMSDFKQNKIVTGVRFMKSQRVFHLQLQQGELLPRGAINNSSLEWLPVEDYNVSDVDIRDGYDYHTLSMDSRALDLDEISVNSSDQVVTGVRFRIFKKHLNLEVRFSYFNFSTGLLIEPLTKSYWLGNENSHLEGQRKKLILKESDLSTASELPSLPLSKDNQYMEFVSSSQLKDAAQNTLPFIDVQEVVPHPAVPLAGLGIYYKGRPGYGGFFAPKVVTLDLTKRLSEPRI
- the Rpi gene encoding ribose-5-phosphate isomerase; protein product: MLSGLLRPRFIQNLSEALSLGAPLLYSQIRNMDDIALDAAKKTAARTAVDQWVTEDTKILGIGSGSTVVYAVQRIAERVWKEGELTDLICVPSSYQARHLVLDYNLNLGDLDRNPNIDVAIDGADEVDRHMVLIKGGGGCLLQEKVVASCAKHFIVVADYTKNSIRLGEQWCRGVPIEVAPMAYVPIKLHIEALFGGEASLRMAKVKAGPIVTDNGNFLLDWKFIANREYDWDEVNRAITMIPGVLETGLFVNMAHKCYYGMADGTVKVQNK